Proteins encoded by one window of Maliibacterium massiliense:
- the tmk gene encoding dTMP kinase, whose protein sequence is MAGRLIVFEGQDGAGKSTQMDLLEARLRQAGRAYVRTREPGGVPIAEKIRALLLDPENNAMDPRCEAYLYAAARAQHVAQVIQPALAQGKVVLCDRFIHSSLAYQGCARALGEEAVRRLNDLALQGVWPDVVFYFALPVAEGIRRISARGAAPDRLEGEDEAFHARVQRGYEALAAQDARVVCIDASLPPETMAAHILQSLQARTPEIF, encoded by the coding sequence ATGGCGGGACGCTTGATCGTTTTTGAGGGCCAGGATGGTGCGGGCAAAAGCACGCAGATGGACCTGCTGGAGGCGCGCCTGCGCCAGGCGGGCCGCGCGTACGTGCGCACGCGGGAGCCGGGGGGCGTTCCCATTGCAGAAAAGATCCGCGCGCTGCTGCTGGATCCCGAAAACAACGCCATGGACCCGCGCTGTGAGGCGTACCTCTACGCCGCGGCGCGCGCGCAGCACGTAGCACAGGTCATCCAGCCTGCGCTCGCGCAGGGCAAGGTGGTGCTGTGCGACCGGTTCATCCACTCATCCCTGGCCTACCAGGGCTGTGCAAGGGCGCTGGGGGAGGAGGCGGTGCGCCGCCTCAACGATCTGGCGCTGCAGGGCGTCTGGCCGGATGTGGTCTTCTACTTTGCGTTGCCGGTGGCCGAGGGCATCCGGCGCATCAGTGCGCGGGGCGCCGCGCCGGACCGGCTGGAGGGGGAAGACGAGGCCTTCCACGCGCGGGTGCAGCGGGGCTATGAGGCGCTGGCCGCGCAGGACGCGCGCGTGGTGTGCATTGACGCATCGCTGCCGCCTGAAACCATGGCTGCGCATATTCTGCAAAGTTTGCAGGCGCGCACCCCCGAGATATTTTGA
- a CDS encoding HAD hydrolase-like protein encodes MALLYKTLLFDLDGTLTDSGSGIMNAARYAFKMMGYAEPDVADLEEMRGPPLRDSMRKLFHMDEQASAATIAHYRRYYKEKGMYECSVYPGIFRMLEQLRDAGARLYLATSKGHNTAVEVVKHFGLYPYFHAVVGSNLQGDKVEQKGDVIRRVLATCQTPGPIAMVGDRRFDINGGRENHLDTVAVRYGYAAKGELEDCNPTYLVASVQDLARLLLNETHKGA; translated from the coding sequence ATGGCATTGCTTTACAAGACGCTGTTGTTTGACCTGGACGGCACGCTCACCGATTCGGGAAGCGGCATCATGAACGCGGCGCGCTACGCCTTTAAGATGATGGGCTACGCGGAGCCGGACGTTGCGGACCTCGAAGAGATGCGCGGTCCCCCTTTGCGCGACTCGATGCGCAAGCTGTTTCACATGGACGAGCAGGCGAGTGCGGCCACCATCGCGCACTACCGCAGATATTATAAAGAAAAGGGCATGTATGAGTGCAGCGTATACCCAGGCATCTTCCGCATGCTTGAGCAGCTGCGCGACGCGGGCGCGCGGCTGTACCTTGCCACCTCCAAGGGGCATAATACCGCGGTGGAGGTGGTCAAGCACTTTGGCCTGTACCCCTATTTTCACGCGGTGGTGGGCAGCAACCTGCAGGGGGACAAGGTGGAGCAGAAGGGCGACGTGATCCGACGCGTGCTGGCCACGTGCCAGACGCCCGGCCCCATCGCCATGGTGGGGGACCGCCGCTTTGATATAAACGGCGGCAGGGAGAATCATCTAGATACCGTGGCGGTGCGCTACGGCTACGCGGCCAAGGGCGAGCTGGAGGACTGCAATCCCACATATCTTGTGGCAAGCGTGCAGGATTTGGCGCGCCTCCTGTTGAATGAAACACATAAAGGAGCGTAA
- the greA gene encoding transcription elongation factor GreA: MAQKEVILTPEGLAKLEEKLEYLKTVKRHEVAQRIKAAIAFGDLSENSEYDEAKNEQAFLEGEIQTIENRLRVARVVDEEDMPADTVSVGSIVDVYDADEKEDVRFTICGVSESEPAKGKISNESPIGRALIGHKVGELVEVQVPAGTLHFEIKQIGR, translated from the coding sequence ATGGCACAGAAGGAAGTCATTTTAACACCGGAAGGTCTGGCGAAGCTGGAGGAGAAACTGGAGTATCTCAAAACCGTCAAGCGGCACGAGGTGGCGCAGCGCATCAAAGCGGCCATCGCCTTTGGCGATCTTTCGGAAAACAGCGAGTACGACGAGGCGAAAAACGAGCAGGCATTTCTGGAGGGCGAGATCCAGACCATCGAAAACCGCCTGCGCGTGGCGCGCGTGGTGGACGAGGAGGATATGCCCGCCGATACGGTGAGCGTGGGCTCCATCGTGGACGTGTACGATGCGGATGAAAAGGAGGACGTGCGCTTTACCATCTGCGGCGTCTCTGAATCCGAGCCCGCCAAAGGGAAAATCTCCAACGAGTCGCCCATCGGCCGCGCACTGATCGGCCACAAGGTGGGGGAGCTGGTGGAGGTACAGGTGCCGGCGGGTACGCTGCACTTTGAAATCAAGCAGATCGGCCGATAA
- a CDS encoding DNA polymerase III subunit delta', which produces MQRMGLHATIVSGDIAAGRVVALQQAAAMFCRAAQPPCGRCSVCNRVYQLQHPDVHVVAPAKGTSIGVEQVRALAREVFVRPFEAQMKVFIIEQADAMTTQAQNALLKTLEEPPADTAFFLLSDNMDLLLPTIRSRCGLMQAPRLSLAQLQAHLEGKGVARPRAHQAAMWAQGSLRRAQSLAEDDAFFALGSEACGAMCTALMGSAADMCALTDMLQGQRERALQVLAWWQCLLHDLLVLSSGAQAPCYYDPPTREMRACARRYQKGVLHLLDAVALAQQQLRGNVNVSLAVDGLLLAVSKEKNRWPK; this is translated from the coding sequence ATGCAGCGGATGGGTCTGCACGCGACCATTGTCTCGGGAGATATCGCCGCGGGACGCGTGGTCGCGCTACAACAAGCAGCGGCAATGTTTTGCAGGGCGGCGCAGCCGCCCTGCGGACGTTGTAGCGTATGCAACCGCGTCTACCAGCTGCAGCATCCCGATGTGCATGTGGTGGCGCCCGCAAAAGGGACAAGCATCGGCGTTGAGCAGGTGCGTGCGCTTGCGCGGGAGGTATTTGTGCGCCCCTTTGAGGCGCAGATGAAGGTGTTCATCATCGAGCAGGCGGACGCCATGACCACCCAGGCGCAAAACGCGCTGCTGAAAACGCTGGAGGAGCCTCCGGCGGACACCGCGTTTTTTTTGCTCAGTGACAACATGGATTTGCTGCTGCCCACCATCCGCTCACGCTGCGGGCTCATGCAGGCGCCGCGCCTGTCGCTTGCGCAGCTGCAGGCGCACTTGGAGGGCAAGGGTGTGGCGCGCCCGCGCGCGCATCAGGCGGCCATGTGGGCGCAGGGATCACTGCGGCGCGCGCAGAGCCTCGCAGAGGATGATGCGTTTTTTGCGCTGGGCAGCGAGGCTTGCGGGGCGATGTGTACCGCGCTGATGGGCAGCGCTGCGGATATGTGCGCGCTTACAGACATGCTGCAGGGGCAGCGGGAGCGCGCGCTGCAGGTGCTCGCCTGGTGGCAGTGCCTGCTGCATGATTTACTGGTCTTATCCAGCGGCGCACAGGCGCCGTGCTACTACGACCCGCCCACGCGTGAAATGCGCGCGTGCGCGCGGCGTTATCAAAAGGGCGTGTTGCATCTGCTCGATGCAGTGGCCCTGGCGCAGCAGCAGCTGCGCGGCAACGTGAATGTTTCGCTGGCGGTGGACGGTCTGCTGCTGGCGGTTTCAAAGGAGAAAAATAGATGGCCCAAGTAA
- the dusB gene encoding tRNA dihydrouridine synthase DusB → MTQIDTSGWTRGAMLAPMAGITDRVFRRLCRRKGSVRATTEMVSAKGLYYSAASTRTLLARDADEQALSVQLFGHEEDVLAYAVAQVNDLPFDAIDINMGCPAPKVTRQGDGSALMLDLPRAARVIDTVVRISKKPVSVKFRSGWDDAHLCAVDFARMAEEHGAAFVCVHPRTRAQQYAGHANWETIAAVKQAVRIPVIGSGDVRSGKDALDMLQETRCDGVMIGRAALGNPWIFEEVRACLAGAPYAPPSVAQRLEMARTHALMLVRELPERVAILQMRKHVAWYMHGMPGAAALRQQVNACATLEQLLAYLDACAAHA, encoded by the coding sequence ATGACGCAGATCGATACCAGCGGCTGGACGCGCGGCGCGATGCTCGCGCCCATGGCGGGCATTACCGATAGGGTATTCCGCCGGCTGTGCCGGCGCAAGGGCAGCGTGCGCGCCACCACCGAGATGGTCAGCGCCAAGGGCCTGTATTACTCCGCCGCCTCCACGCGCACCCTGCTTGCGCGCGATGCGGACGAGCAGGCGCTCTCGGTGCAGCTATTCGGCCACGAGGAGGATGTGCTTGCCTACGCGGTGGCGCAGGTAAACGACCTGCCCTTTGACGCCATCGACATCAACATGGGCTGTCCCGCGCCCAAGGTCACCCGCCAGGGGGACGGCAGCGCCCTGATGCTGGATCTGCCGCGGGCGGCGCGCGTGATCGATACGGTGGTGCGGATAAGCAAAAAGCCTGTCAGCGTCAAGTTCCGCAGCGGCTGGGACGACGCGCACCTGTGTGCGGTGGACTTTGCGCGCATGGCAGAGGAACATGGCGCGGCGTTTGTATGCGTGCACCCGCGCACCCGCGCGCAGCAGTATGCGGGCCATGCCAATTGGGAGACGATCGCCGCGGTCAAGCAGGCGGTGCGCATCCCGGTGATTGGCTCGGGCGACGTGCGCAGCGGCAAAGACGCGCTGGACATGCTGCAAGAGACGCGCTGCGACGGGGTGATGATCGGCCGGGCGGCGCTGGGCAATCCGTGGATATTCGAAGAGGTGCGCGCATGCCTTGCGGGCGCGCCGTACGCACCGCCCAGCGTTGCCCAGCGGCTGGAGATGGCCCGCACGCATGCGCTGATGCTGGTGCGGGAGCTGCCTGAGCGCGTCGCCATTTTGCAGATGCGCAAGCACGTAGCCTGGTACATGCACGGCATGCCCGGCGCGGCCGCACTGCGCCAGCAGGTCAACGCCTGCGCCACGCTCGAGCAGCTTCTGGCGTATCTGGACGCCTGCGCGGCGCATGCATAA
- a CDS encoding aminotransferase class V-fold PLP-dependent enzyme, producing the protein MMHTPVLDMLTRYAARQDARFHMPGHKGRALPEGWEAVARLDVTELADTDDLRRPAGAFAEAQRLAAAFFGASQTFFLTGGASSGIAAALLGLLQPGEQIIASRDCHRAVTDACVLGGMDVCWLDNAGDSTERISGCVTGEMVDTSLVMHPGVRAVVITAPDYYGRLCDMRRIAQAAHAHGAYLIVDCAHGAHLGVCALLPASPGQCGADVWVASAHKTLAALTQGAYLHVAEGVDASRIARAIALVETSSPSFLIAASLDWARASLQERGASAIDALLLRCQQVTHAVGEAGFPCPHAAWVREGLAFACDPTRLVFDTAARGVTGAMAFDVLRASGVQVEMYDERRVVCIATLYNTRQDFDRLSDALVRMAKAARDFAPEQSSAPWPTGLPVRAMGLRQAWFAPRRMVKLADAAGCVLAEGVGIYPPGIPLAVAGELLDMPRVQLLQAAASRGMAFGVDHGQVAVVGT; encoded by the coding sequence ATGATGCATACGCCGGTGCTGGATATGCTCACGCGCTATGCCGCGCGGCAGGACGCGCGCTTTCACATGCCGGGGCACAAGGGCCGCGCGCTGCCCGAAGGCTGGGAGGCGGTCGCGCGCCTGGACGTGACCGAGCTTGCCGATACGGATGATCTGCGCAGGCCCGCGGGGGCGTTTGCGGAGGCGCAGCGCCTGGCCGCGGCCTTCTTTGGCGCATCGCAGACCTTCTTTTTGACGGGCGGGGCGTCCAGCGGCATCGCCGCGGCGCTGCTGGGGCTGCTGCAGCCGGGCGAGCAGATCATCGCATCGCGCGACTGCCACCGTGCGGTGACGGACGCCTGCGTGCTGGGCGGCATGGACGTCTGCTGGCTGGACAACGCGGGCGATTCCACAGAGCGCATCAGCGGCTGCGTCACGGGCGAGATGGTGGACACCTCGCTTGTGATGCACCCGGGCGTGCGCGCGGTGGTGATCACCGCGCCCGATTACTACGGCAGGCTGTGCGATATGCGCAGGATCGCCCAGGCCGCGCACGCGCACGGCGCGTACCTCATCGTGGACTGTGCGCACGGCGCGCATCTGGGCGTCTGCGCGCTGCTGCCTGCCTCGCCGGGGCAGTGCGGCGCGGATGTGTGGGTGGCCAGCGCGCACAAGACGCTGGCGGCGCTCACGCAGGGCGCGTACCTGCACGTGGCCGAGGGGGTAGACGCGTCGCGCATCGCGCGGGCCATCGCGCTGGTGGAGACCTCCAGCCCCTCCTTTTTGATCGCCGCGTCGCTGGACTGGGCGCGGGCCAGCCTGCAGGAGCGCGGCGCGAGCGCGATCGACGCGCTGCTGCTTCGCTGCCAGCAGGTGACCCATGCGGTAGGGGAGGCGGGCTTCCCCTGTCCGCACGCCGCGTGGGTGCGCGAAGGCCTGGCGTTTGCCTGCGACCCCACGCGCCTGGTGTTTGACACCGCCGCGCGGGGGGTGACGGGGGCAATGGCGTTTGACGTGCTGCGCGCCTCAGGCGTGCAGGTGGAGATGTACGATGAGCGGCGCGTCGTGTGCATCGCCACGCTCTACAACACGCGCCAGGATTTTGACCGCTTAAGCGATGCGCTGGTGCGTATGGCAAAGGCGGCGCGCGACTTTGCGCCGGAGCAGTCCAGCGCGCCCTGGCCCACGGGGCTGCCCGTGCGGGCGATGGGCCTGCGCCAGGCGTGGTTTGCGCCGCGGCGCATGGTCAAGCTGGCGGACGCGGCGGGCTGCGTGCTGGCCGAGGGGGTGGGCATCTACCCGCCGGGCATTCCGCTTGCGGTGGCAGGCGAGCTGCTGGATATGCCGCGCGTGCAGCTGCTGCAGGCGGCCGCATCCAGAGGCATGGCCTTTGGCGTGGACCACGGCCAGGTAGCTGTGGTTGGAACGTGA
- the lysS gene encoding lysine--tRNA ligase: protein MADNQQVNGASQQEVSEILRVRREKLTQLQQAGQDPFARTRYARTHASRQVLAQFDALEEQEVSLAGRMMSKRVMGKASFAHIQDRDGQIQIYVRKDAVGEEDYARFKAMDIGDIVGVQGTVFRTHHGEVSVKVTQIVLLSKSLQPLPEKFHGLKDTDLRYRQRYVDLIMNPEVKDTFIKRSRIISAIRQYLDAQGFMEVETPMLVANAGGAAARPFETHFNALDEDLKLRISLELYLKRLIVGGLERVYEIGRVFRNEGLDTRHNPEFTLMELYQAYTDYNGMMDLTENLYRHVAQQVLGTTTITYNGVEMDLGKPFARITMVDAVKQYAGVDFDAISTLEEARAVAKERHVPFEARHKKGDILSLFFETFVEEHLVQPTFVMDYPIEVSPLTKRKPDKPDYTERFEFFMNGWEMANAYSELNDPIDQRARFKAQEELLAQGDEEANRTDEDFLNALEIGMPPTGGIGFGIDRMCMLLTGSAAIRDVLLFPTLKSRD, encoded by the coding sequence ATGGCGGACAACCAGCAGGTAAACGGTGCTTCGCAGCAGGAGGTAAGCGAGATCCTTCGGGTGCGGCGCGAGAAATTGACGCAGTTGCAGCAGGCGGGGCAGGACCCCTTTGCGCGCACGCGCTATGCGCGCACCCACGCCTCGCGCCAGGTGCTTGCGCAGTTTGACGCGCTGGAGGAGCAGGAGGTGTCGCTGGCCGGCCGCATGATGTCCAAGCGTGTCATGGGAAAGGCGAGCTTTGCCCATATCCAGGACCGCGACGGGCAGATCCAGATCTACGTGCGTAAAGACGCCGTGGGCGAGGAGGACTACGCCCGCTTTAAGGCCATGGATATCGGGGATATCGTGGGCGTGCAGGGCACGGTGTTCCGCACGCATCACGGAGAGGTGTCCGTCAAAGTCACCCAGATCGTGCTGCTGAGCAAGTCCCTGCAGCCGCTGCCGGAGAAATTTCACGGCCTGAAGGATACGGATCTGCGCTACCGCCAGCGCTACGTGGATTTGATCATGAATCCCGAGGTGAAGGATACCTTTATCAAGCGCTCGCGGATCATTAGCGCCATCCGCCAGTACCTGGACGCGCAGGGCTTTATGGAGGTGGAGACCCCCATGCTGGTGGCCAACGCGGGCGGCGCGGCGGCACGCCCCTTTGAGACGCACTTCAACGCGCTGGACGAGGATCTCAAGCTGCGCATCTCGCTGGAGCTCTACTTAAAGCGGCTGATTGTGGGCGGTCTGGAGCGCGTCTACGAGATCGGGCGCGTGTTCCGCAACGAGGGCCTGGATACCCGCCACAACCCCGAGTTTACCCTGATGGAGCTCTACCAGGCGTACACCGATTACAACGGCATGATGGACTTGACCGAGAACCTCTACCGCCACGTGGCGCAGCAGGTGCTGGGCACTACTACCATCACCTACAACGGGGTGGAGATGGATCTGGGTAAGCCTTTTGCACGCATCACCATGGTTGATGCCGTCAAGCAGTACGCGGGCGTGGATTTTGACGCGATATCCACTTTGGAGGAGGCGCGCGCGGTTGCAAAGGAGCGCCACGTGCCCTTTGAGGCGCGGCATAAGAAGGGGGACATCCTCAGCCTGTTCTTTGAAACGTTTGTGGAGGAGCATCTGGTGCAGCCAACCTTTGTGATGGACTACCCCATCGAGGTATCCCCCCTTACCAAGCGCAAGCCGGACAAGCCCGATTATACCGAGCGCTTTGAGTTCTTTATGAACGGCTGGGAGATGGCCAACGCCTACTCCGAGCTCAACGACCCCATCGACCAGCGCGCGCGCTTCAAGGCGCAGGAGGAGCTGCTCGCCCAGGGGGACGAGGAGGCCAACCGCACCGACGAGGACTTCCTCAACGCCCTGGAGATCGGCATGCCTCCCACCGGCGGCATCGGCTTTGGCATCGACCGCATGTGCATGCTGCTGACCGGTTCGGCCGCCATCCGCGATGTGCTGCTCTTTCCCACCCTCAAGAGCAGGGACTGA
- a CDS encoding cyclic-di-AMP receptor yields the protein MKLIIAIVQDEDSQKVTSALMKEGFSVTKLATTGGFLRIGNTTLMIGVEDEQLDKAFATIERICKSRKQVVTSPSPMAGTTGVYIPYPVEVTVGGATVFVLDVADFKKL from the coding sequence ATGAAGCTAATCATCGCCATCGTCCAGGACGAAGACAGCCAGAAAGTGACGAGCGCCCTGATGAAAGAAGGATTCAGCGTAACCAAGCTGGCAACCACCGGTGGATTTTTGCGCATTGGCAACACCACGCTGATGATCGGCGTGGAGGATGAACAGCTCGATAAGGCGTTTGCCACCATCGAGCGCATCTGCAAATCCCGCAAGCAGGTCGTTACCTCGCCCTCGCCCATGGCGGGCACCACGGGTGTTTACATCCCCTATCCGGTGGAAGTCACAGTGGGCGGCGCAACGGTGTTTGTGCTGGACGTTGCGGATTTCAAGAAGCTTTAA